The following is a genomic window from Myxococcales bacterium.
CCCTCTATGGCAGGATGATCCCCAACGTGGCTCTTCAACTGGCCTATAATCCTCCGCATCCGGCTCCCCTGAATGATGACGACTATCAGCGCAGAGGAAAGCAATATGAGCAGGACAAAGAAGATCAGTATATAGACCTTCAGCTTCTCCTTGGATTCGGCATCCATCTTGAGCCCGACCAGCTCATCGGAATGAACGACAGGGCGCGGCTGGCTTGAGCGAACCGCACTCGTCGGAGATGGCATAACGGAGGCCGCTCCCAAGCTCTTCACATCGTCGGATTTCGGGACCCTGCCATCAGAGGTGATGTAGGTTATTATTACCGTGACATCCCTAGGATTCATCTCCTCCACGGCGTTGGAGACGAACTGCTGTATCTTTGCCTCGGAAAGGGCCGATTCTCCCCCCTCAAGAGGCTTTGCCTTAACGACTACCGAGGCGGTAGGCCTCTGACGGTGGCGCGTCTCCGCATCGGCAAATTCCCCTCTCGTAGGGACGTTCAAAACGACGTCGGCATCGACCACCTGAGGAATCCTGTGAAGTGAGTTTATTATTTCACCCTTCAGCGCCAACAGAAATCGCGCCTTTTGTTCATCAGGAGTCGGTATCAAACCCTTTTCCTTATAGACGCCGGTAAGCCCCAGCTCCCTCTTTCTCGGAAGGTTATGCCGCACGAGAAGGGCGCGGGCCTTTACCAACTCATCCTCAGAGACGACTATGGAGTAGGTAACCTCATTTTGAACTATGTCTTTTTTCTTCACAGCCTTGATATTGTTTTCAGCGAGCAGAACGAGCATCTCGTTGGCATCCTCCTCACTGAGATTTTGATAAAGCTCGATGCGACTGCAGGAGATGAGTAGAAAAAGGGCCGCAACGAATAGGATGATCAGCGCGCAACTGTTTTTCTTCATTTGGACACCTTTCCCTTCCCCTTCTTGGGCTCGAAACCGCCCTCTATCGCCTGAAGGAGCGCCCTTGCGAACTCCCCCGCGCCTGACTTGTCCGAAGATGCAACCTCATTGATGAGCTCCAGCGCCTCCTCCCTTTTTCCCGAAAAAAAGAGGGCCTCTCCATAATAGACCTTCGCAAAATAGCTTTTTGGATCCTTCTTCAGGGCGACCTTGTAATGCTTTATAGCACGCGCGAGTTTTCCCTCGCAAAACTCGACATTTCCAAGGGCGACCGATGGAATTTCGCTTTCAGGAGCCAGCACGAGCAGCCCCTCGAAGAGCTCGCGGGCCTCTTTAAACCTTTTCATCCCCAGATAAATGTAGCCCGCCTCCATCATCGCTGCCAGATGTTCCCTGTTCATCTCTATCATGAGCCTCTCCCAATTCGCCGAATCTTTCGGTGACGACCAGACGCGCACATAAAAAACCGCGGACTGCATTATATGCAATCCGCGGTGGGAATTCCAACCCTGTTTTAATTATCTCGTCGTAAATTTTTCGATCATCGCCATCCTGGCGCGGTGATCAGCAGATAGTATGTTCGACTTGGTATTCCATCCCTGCATATTGCTCTGCATGACGGCCTGCAACTCGAGGAGCTGAAGGTTATTCTGGTTCATCGTGTTTATCATATCCATGTGGCTGAATCCTTCCGCGCCAGGGATGACAGGCGTATTTCCTGAAGTTGGAAGGAGCCCCTGCGCTGTAAGCGCGTTTCCGCCGCCGCTGGCGAAATACGGGACGCCGCCCCCTGCCGCCTGAGCATTATAGGAGTTGACGCCGGAAAAGGCTGCCGCAAGAACCGTCGAAGAATTAACGCCGCCATAGAGGTTCATCGCGGTAGCCGCTGTTCCCTCAAAGGCGCCGACTGCATCCAGCATCGCATTGCCAAACTGTGGCGATGAAGCCCCGCCGTAGCTGGTACCATATGCACCCTTGGCCTTGGATGCCTTGGCCCCCTGTTTTATCGCCATCGTGTTTATAGTTTCTAAAGTCATATGAAACCTCCAGAGCATCACCTTCCACTTGTGTTATCGGCCGGGGCAAAAGCGCAAGTTGCTAATGTACGAAAAAAAAGTTCGTTCAGCCTAGCTGTTTGATTTTTATTGTCTTTTTAATTTGCGCCATTCGGGGAGGACGACCACACTGTCATTCCCGCGGCACTAAGCCGCCGCTACCGCGGGGTTCCGACCGTTCACCAGTCACGGCTGTTGCGGCTTTTTCTTAGCCTTGGCCATTTCATCCTGAAGCCTGTATTTTATAGCGAGCAGCTCGCGGAAAAGATCGAGGGTGAGCTCCAGCGCCCTCATCATGCGTTTGATGTCGCGCTGGGTGCCGAAACTCTTCCTCTTTTTGGACATCTCGAAGAGTTCCCCATAGGCCTCCTCAAATGCCAGATTTATGGCATCAAAGTCCTCGGTATCTATCAGTTTTTCTACGGTTGGATAACCGGCCTGACCATAGCGCTCCGCCTGAACTGGGGTAGAATTGGTATTTTTCATACCCCGATAAATATCAAACCCGCCGCCAATTCGCAATGATTACTAAAAGTTGAAGTCGATTCAGGA
Proteins encoded in this region:
- a CDS encoding tetratricopeptide repeat protein, yielding MIEMNREHLAAMMEAGYIYLGMKRFKEARELFEGLLVLAPESEIPSVALGNVEFCEGKLARAIKHYKVALKKDPKSYFAKVYYGEALFFSGKREEALELINEVASSDKSGAGEFARALLQAIEGGFEPKKGKGKVSK